From the Lathyrus oleraceus cultivar Zhongwan6 chromosome 4, CAAS_Psat_ZW6_1.0, whole genome shotgun sequence genome, one window contains:
- the LOC127073781 gene encoding galactoside 2-alpha-L-fucosyltransferase: MNMLIKRVIAIKNPRGDDNNNNKLSDLETLTDKCTTSPLTLMRVMAFFVVSFMLFSVLFSLSVVLRDPPSDAAISSTTTLFQLNQGLGSDDFDSVELLNDKLLGGLLADGFDEKSCLSRYQSAIFGKGLSGKPSSYLISRLRKYEARHKQCGPYTESYNKTVKELGSGQFSESVDCKYVVWISFSGLGNRILTLVSAFLYALLTDRVLLVDPGVDMTDLFCEPFPDASWFVPPDFPLNSHLNNFNQESNQCHGKILKTKSITNSTVPSFVYLHLAHDYDDHDKLFFCDEEQLFLQNVPLLIMKTDNYFIPSLFLMPSFEQELNDLFPKKEKVFHFLGRYLLHPTNNVWGLVVRYYDAYLAKVDERIGIQIRVFDTDPGPFQHVLDQVLACTLKESILPDVNREQNINSSSGTPKSKAVLITSLSSGYFEKVRDMYWEFPTETGEVVGIYQPSHEGYQQTQKQFHNQKAWAEMYLLSLTDVLVTSSWSTFGYVAQGLGGLKPWILYKPENRTAPNPPCQRAMSMEPCFHAPPFYDCKAKRGTDTGALVPHVRHCEDMSWGLKLVDN; encoded by the exons ATGAATATGCTGATAAAGAGAGTCATTGCAATCAAGAATCCAAGGGgtgatgataataataataataaactcTCAGATTTGGAAACCCTCACCGACAAATGTACAACATCCCCTTTGACTTTGATGCGTGTAATGGCTTTCTTCGTCGTTTCTTTCATGCTCTTCTCCGTTCTCTTCTCACTCTCCGTCGTTCTTCGAGACCCTCCCTCTGATGCCGCTATTTCATCTACAACTACTCTCTTCCAACTCAATCAGG GTTTGGGCAGTGATGACTTTGATTCTGTTGAGTTGCTAAATGATAAACTGCTCGGTGGCCTTCTCGCTGATGGATTTGACGAAAAATCTTGTCTCAGCAGGTATCAGTCAGCCATTTTCGGCAAAGGACTATCAGGAAAACCTTCTTCTTACCTTATTTCTAGACTGAGAAAATATGAAGCCCGACACAAACAATGTGGACCTTATACTGAATCTTATAACAAAACGGTGAAAGAACTCGGTTCTGGTCAATTCTCTGAGTCCGTGGATTGTAAATATGTAGTATGGATTTCGTTTAGTGGGTTAGGAAATAGGATATTGACCCTAGTTTCAGCATTTCTTTACGCTCTCCTCACTGATCGTGTTCTACTAGTTGACCCGGGAGTCGATATGACTGATCTTTTTTGTGAACCATTTCCTGACGCTTCCTGGTTTGTCCCTCCTGATTTTCCTCTTAACAGTCATTTGAATAATTTCAACCAGGAATCGAATCAGTGTCACGGGAAAATACTGAAAACAAAATCAATCACAAATTCCACTGTGCCATCTTTTGTTTATCTTCATCTAGCCCATGATTACGATGATCATGACAAGCTTTTCTTCTGTGATGAAGAGCAACTTTTTCTCCAAAATGTACCTTTGTTGATTATGAAAACCGATAATTATTTCATCCCATCTCTGTTCTTGATGCCATCTTTTGAGCAGGAGTTGAATGATCTCTTCCCAAAGAAAGAAAAAGTTTTCCATTTCTTGGGTAGATATCTGTTACACCCCACAAACAATGTGTGGGGACTTGTCGTCAGATACTATGATGCATACTTAGCTAAAGTTGATGAAAGAATAGGCATACAAATCAGAGTATTTGACACCGATCCCGGTCCATTTCAACATGTACTCGATCAGGTCTTAGCTTGTACTTTGAAGGAGAGTATTTTGCCTGATGTAAACCGCGAGCAGAACATTAATAGTTCATCAGGAACACCAAAGTCAAAAGCTGTACTGATAACATCGTTAAGTTCTGGTTATTTCGAAAAGGTAAGAGACATGTATTGGGAATTTCCTACAGAAACAGGAGAAGTGGTTGGCATTTATCAGCCAAGCCATGAAGGTTATCAACAAACTCAGAAGCAATTTCACAACCAAAAAGCCTGGGCAGAAATGTATCTCTTAAGCTTAACTGATGTGCTAGTTACTAGCTCATGGTCTACTTTTGGATACGTGGCTCAGGGGCTTGGAGGGTTGAAACCATGGATACTCTACAAACCAGAGAATCGAACGGCCCCAAATCCGCCTTGTCAACGTGCCATGTCAATGGAGCCATGTTTTCATGCTCCTCCTTTTTATGACTGCAAGGCTAAGAGAGGAACTGACACTGGTGCACTTGTTCCACATGTAAGGCACTGTGAGGATATGAGTTGGGGCCTTAAGCTCGTAGACAATTAG
- the LOC127136241 gene encoding secreted RxLR effector protein 161-like, with product MSRFTSNPSNEHWKAITRIFGYLLKTKNLGLHYGRFLAILEGYTDVSWISTVEDHKSTTGWIFTLAGGEISWKSKKQTHITLSTMESEFVAHASVGQEAEWLRDLLLEFL from the coding sequence ATGAGTagatttactagtaatccaaGTAACGAACACTGGAAGGCGATCACGAGGATTTTTGGCTATCTACTGAAAACCAAAAACCTTGGCCTTCATTATGGTAGGTTCCTTGCCATATTAGAAGGATATACTGATGTGAGTTGGATATCTACCGTTGAAGATCATAAATCTACAACTGGGTGGATATTTACACTAGCTGGAGGAGAaatttcttggaagagcaagaaacaaacaCACATTACTCTTtcgaccatggaatcagagtttgTGGCTCACGCTTCCGTTGGTCAAGAAGCAGAATGGTTGAGGGATCTTCTGTTGGAGTTCCTTTAG